The nucleotide sequence CGTCATTCAAATTCAGTGTTGTTCTTTGTTCCATCATAACATAATCAGCCTCCACTTCTCTCAGTATGTGGCAATCTATAAGCTCCATTAAAACCTCATATCCCTTCTCATGAGCCTTCTCCATAGAATTGATGCAACCAAGATATCCTTCCATCGTCTAGTAAGCCATCAATTCATTGTAGTGGATGCGATGATGATCTTTGAAGAAATGGCTGTGCCAGCAGTTGATCAAAATATTGTTGGGCACCAAGTCATACCCACTACATAGCAACTGTGTAATGTCATAGACTCTGTTGACGGGTGTTTGCTCCAGAGAATGTTCCAGCTTCTGCACCCCTTTGCCATCAACATAACTGCAGCAGGAAAGTTCATAGTAGTCTTTTCAATAAAGTTTTCAGCTAAATCTCTGATGCCTGGAACTTCATCAACCCCAGGTGTTGCTCTTTCTTGCAATAAGGACAAGGACTCATCCCTGGACAAGGGGTTTACCATAATTGTTGATCTCTCACTGTCCTCATGAATACTGCTACTGGGGTTGTCTATTTTTGTAATGAACTGAAGAGTTAAACCATAAACATTAGGACCCGTTAAGAAAAAACTTGTCAAAGATTGGAAGAAGGTACTTATAACAGAAAAATGACGACCAGTGGCTCGATTTACACTTTTCAAACGCACGAGGAACCTTCAATCTAGAATTAAAACAAGGACCACCACATTATCATGCATCTTGTCGAATCTGCCTAGCAAACGGCCCGTATAATTTGTAAAACCATAATGTATCTCAAACAACAAGCGCAGCTTCATGTAACTCTTTGTTTAAATGTGTCAAAAGTTTCCAATTCTGCTTCTGTTAACATACAACAAATCATTGAGGCAGTTCATCAAAACACTAGCTTGCAGTTGCAGGAACACGAAAACAACAGCCAAGATAAGGAATGAAAAgcaaagaaatggaaaataatGCTTTGATACTTCGAATTCAATACTGGTAGCGCCTGTAAATTCTCGGACACTGCAGGCACTTTTAGTCCGCATGGATTGTTGAGCTCGCAAGTGTTTTCTACAGATTTCTTGAAGATTGAAGAAACCGGTATTGCCTAAGCTCTTCAAGAATTAACTGTAAATACGGGTGATGCTTCAGACAACAATCTGTCCCACCTTCCCATCCATAAGAGGACAATACTTGGCAGGAAGCTCACCATAAGTCGTACTAAAACTCTATGATGAACTACATGCAGCTTTCACAGGAGCAAATGAGGTTAAGCCCACCCTTACTGGATATGCCACAATCACGTTAATgtacaagaagaaagaaatttcGTCTGTGATTGACGAGAAGCTAAGACTCCAACAATTCCACAGAAGTCATATGAAGTTTTTTCTTCCTCTATGCAGAAAAGATAACGTTGATATATGAGGACAAACTTAAGTTGGGAAGCAGCTAAACTAATAACATGAGACTTTGGGACAAAGAAGAGTCATGGCGCTGATCAACGAATATAAACCAGTTCTGGGTGAACTATAGAATGTTTAGCCGCTCCAGCAAGCTCGTTGTTGAAAGCCACAATAACATGTTTGCCACTGCACTGATCCTATGGAAGCAAGAGTTGCTTGAGCCTGCTGGGATGCATGCATAAAATATCTCTGCAGTGGATGGTATTACTCCAAAGGcctgcaaaagaaaaaaaaaaaaaaggtagttCCCTTTAGAAGGTAGAAGGAAGAGCAACTGGAAAAAATGTCAAGAGGAGAAATGCACAAGCATTGTGTAATTCTCAAGATCAAATGCATCAGTTCCATGGTGAAAATTTACCTAAAATAACAATTCAAAATCACTGAAACTGGAAATCCATATGATCTATCAATTAACATTCTCCCTAAACCTTTCTAGTTTTGGGCATGCCCATATTATCTCAGTTGTCCAAGATGGCAAGGGACATCCAATTGTCTTCAATTTTGGCAGTTCCCACAGATACAGGGTCACTAAGTTAGGGAACTTAGATTCTGCTGATTCTTGTTCAAGTACAGCCTCCAATTCGTCACAAAACTTAATATGAAGAACTTGAAGGTTTGTTGGCACCTGGGGAGAAGAGAAAATAGTTGATAGCTTTGGACAACAATCTAGATACAGATGCTTAAGGTTTTGGAAGGTGCCTGTTTGCCAGTTCCCACGGTATATATGCTTGAGATTACCAGAACTGGAAACCCATAAGACCTCTAAATTTTTCAGTTTCATAATCTCTCCTTCCTCCTGTTCACAGAAAACACTCTCCATCTCTCTGCACCTTTCTATCCAACAGCCTTTCAGTTGCTCGAGGTTCAACGCCCTTAAATTGGATAATAAGCTTTCTAAAACATTATCAACCAGAAATACAGAGTCGGTATGACAAAGAACATCTTCAAGGCCTTCGGGGAAATGGTGGAATCCATGGATCTCCGTTGACCGTAGCATTTGaaaatcatataaatattttgttcttaGGTAAGtatctttgaaaacaaaatcatCTCTCCACAAAGAGACAATTACTTTTCTATCTTGCACCTCAATGGGATGAACAACGAAATGGAATTGTTCATAATCTTTCTGCCACAATGAGGGGTCTTCCTTCAAAAGTTGTTGAAATTGAGAACCATTAAAAGATGCAGAAGGTTTATCATTACCGTCAACTATTGCAACTGGCAAAACAGAGATGCCCCAGGCACAATGATTTGGCTCCTCTATATTGCTGCTGCTAGCTCCCTGATTCTTCATGTTTTTCAATGAATTCAAATCCGACACTTCTTTTAAGCATGGACAACCTCTCAGATAAAGCTCAGTAAGGTTTCCTAGTCTTGACCTGGATGGTAACTGTTCAAGCTGCGTTCCAGAAAGGTCAAGAATCTGAAGCTGATTCATGTGCTCCACGAAATCTGCTCTTTTCAAGGATCTAATACCACGCAAGTTCAGCTCCACAAGTTTTGTTAGAGATCCTAATTGTGGAACATCACTTAAATCACTACAGTTTTTCAGTAAGAGATGACGGAGGTTGCAAAGTTTTGAAAGGTCAGGGACCACAACAATCTTAGTTCCAGACAGGTCAAGCCTTAGAAGACGAGACATGCGCTCAAAGGAGTTATCTGGCAATTTTGTCAAAGAAATACAGCCTGAAAGATCAAGCACCTCAAGATTTTTAAGAGGATTCAAGTCAGGAAACTCTTTCAGATTCAAACAAGAAGTCATTGATAGGTGACGAAGGTTACAAAGATGGGAAAACTCGGGGAGAGTCGAGACTTCTGCGTTTGAAATATCAAGTGTCTCAAGATCTTTCAATGTTTCAACGCACTGCAGGTTATATAGTTTACTGCATCTTTTTAAATACAGATGATGAGGATTGCCAATGTTACGTAGAACCTCAACGGCAGTTCCTGATAGATCCATGATCTTAAGGTCTTTAATAAGCTCCAGAGACTCATCAAGAATCTCATTAATTTTGCTAGAATCTGAAATATCAAGAACTTGCAGAGAAGTTGTATTATAAATGAAACCCAGATGCTTCAATTCCAAACATCCTCTTAGCAGGAGGTGAGTGAGATTTTTTAGACCATTAATGAGCGGTATCTTAGTAACCTTTGTTTCTGAAAGATTGAGCAACTGAAGATCATGATAGCCCAAAAATCTCCCTTCTTCAATGGTAGACAAAGATTTAGCCCCAGAAAGATCTAGCACCGTGAGCTTTGTACAACTTTTCAAACTTTTCAGAGTTGTCAGGCAAGAACACTCTCTAAGGATGAGCCACGTTAGTTCACTAAGTTCATAAAGAGATGAGGGTAATTTATCAACTTGTAGCCTGGATAGATTGACACTTCGAAGTTGAGGCATGTGCTTGAAAATATCATCTGGCAACATAGTCAAGGAGCTTGGACCGGATATCTCAAGAACAgttaatttctcatattttaggCTGTGATGTACCTGGTCTATCTTCTCCAAGTAATGACAACACCTAAGCAGAAGCACATAAAGATTCTTCATCACAGATGAAAAAGACAATTTGTCCAGTGTGGGGTTAAAAAGGGAAATAACTTTAGGTCCTTCTTGTGACTGGAAGAAATTAGAAGGAAATTCTCTGTTGAGAGAATTCCCATCAAGCAGAATAGTAGAGAGTTTCTGTTTTTTGCCATTGTTAAGTGTTTCCATTGCTCCATCCTTTAGAATGAGTTTCCCAAGGCCTTCCCACTTGCCATTCCCGTACACATTAGCTAATCCCAGATTGGCTGTTCCACCAAATCCACGACGGTAGCAGTCATCCGAGTTCGTTGTTGTCCTTTCCATGACTACATCATCCAAATTCAGTGTTGTTCTTTCTTCCATCATAACATAATCAACCTCCACTTCTCTCAGTATTTGGCAATCTATAAGCTCCATTAAAACCTCATATCCCTTCTCATGAGCCTTCTCCATAGAATTGATGCAACCAAGATATCCTTCCATCATCCAGTAAGCTATCAATTCATTGTAGTGGATGCGATTATGATCTTTGAAGAAATGGCTGTGCCAGCAGTCGATCAAAATATTGTTGGGCACCAAGTCATACCCACTACATAGCAACTGTGTAATGTCATAGACTTTGTTGATGGGTGTTTGCTCCAGAGAATGTTCCAGCTTCCGCACCCTATAATCCTGTCGGGCAAAGTAGTTGAAGGCTTTTGCCATCAAGATAACTGCAGCAGGCAAGTTTTTAGTAGTCTTTTCAATAAAGTTTTCAGCTAAATCTCTGATGCCTGGATCTTCATAAACCCCTGGTGCTGCTCTTTCTTGCAATAAGGACAAGGACTCATCCTTGGACAAGGGATTTACCATAATTGCTGATCTCTCACTGTCCTCTCGAATACTGCTGCTGGGGTTGTCTCTTTTTGTAATTAGGATTTTGTAGTTTAGTGCTCCAAGATTCAGCAAAGTttccaatttttcaattatttgttGTTCATTCATTTTCTTCCCCTCATCATCCAAAACTAGAAGAAGCTTCTTTCCTGCCAGTGTTGTGGATATTTTATGAAGCAAGTCTCCCTGGTTCTCGTCTGATTTTTTAGTGTCATACTCAAATCGTGGCTTCCCCGTAATGAGTACAGATAACTGATAAGCAATACTGTCACGAAGAGCGTCAATGTCATATTCTCTACAGAGAAATATCCAGAGAGCAATGTCAATTAAGCCCCTCTTTCTTGCAAGATTTGCCATCTGTCTAGCTATCCATGTTTTCCCAACTCCAGCTTCCCCATAAAGAACAATTCTTCTGACTTTGTCATCTTTTAGCAGTTGAAATACTTTCCATTTATTCTGTACTACTATTGTTGTGGCCATTGCTGATATAAGAAACCCACCTACATAAGTTTGATAAAAAGATTAAtcacataatttcaataaaatggagGCAAAAGATGGTAAAATTGGTCTTTCCAGGGAAATCAAAATTCAGATGTAATAGGAGAGCACCAGGCAACATTAGATATTGCAAGCTAGCAGATATACAAGTTCAGGTTCTGTTATGTTTATATGCATCTTAACTCCCAAACAATAAGAAATTTCCTCAAACTAGAAACTAACAAATTCTCAATAATGTAGCACAACTAGATattgttgaatattgattcaaagttgctgatttagtgggttgattgggtcaaaattctgtttactaatttagtggattgattgggtcaaaattctatttactgatttagtgggttgagataatttcgtttttttaaatttaaatccagcaataaatcatattttcttgttattcagttgacatatattgcctatttaaaggcatgatgatatgaataaaaataatgaagttATAGcctttcacattcatgttttttttcagattttgttcgttaatttcatagctaccaatgtctctaaaattccaacagtggtatcagagcattcaaTGATCTTAAGGGATCTGAGAGAGAACTCATCAACGCCTTCTTTATTTCTATGGCTTCCACCAACACATCATCTCTTTCACCACCAGttttttatggagaaaattatcAAGTATGGGCTGTCAAAATGAAAGCTCATTTGAGAGGTCTCAGTTTATGGTAGTGGGTCGAAAGTGAAAGGGAGATACCTCCGCTTGGCAACAATCCTACGCTCAATCAAATCAGAgctcatgaagaagcaaaagcTAAAGCTCCGAGGGCTTTATCTCAAATACACGTTGCTATCTCCGAATCAATTTTCTTAAGAATCATGGCGTGTGAAATGGCTAAGGAAGCATGGGATGTATTGATAGAGCTATATCAAGGGAATGCTAGAACGAAGAGAATACAAGTGTTgaatctcaaaagaaattttgagatccttagaatgaatgaaaatgataCAATCCAAGAGTTCTCTGAAAAACTAATGACGGTGGTAAATAAAATCAGACTTATGGGAGAAGAGCTACCTGACAGCAGGATCGTAGAGAAAGTCTTGATAAGCCTACCTGAGAGGTTTGAGGCAAAAATCTCCTCCCTTGAAGATTCAAGGGATATTAGCCAAATTACATTAGCAGAATTAATCGGAGCCTTGCAAGCTCAGGAGCAAAGAAGGATTatgagaaatgaagaaagtGAAAAGATAGTGGAGGGAGCTCATCTTGCCAAGAGTTCATcgtcaaagaagaaaggaaaaattccagaatgtgaCTATTGCAAAAAAATTGGTCATGAAGAGAAAGATTGTTGGCACAAAGGGAAGCCTCAATGCTTCTAATGTAAAAGATTTGGGCATTTGAAAAAGGATTGCAGATTTAACTTGAAAAAACAAGCAAGTACAGTGAAGGCAATTGAAGGGGCAATTGAAGAGGAAACGCTCTTCTAGTTGGTGAGAAGTGcaccaagaagaattttttggagagaagtgctccatgaaactgaattattattttttttttttcaacatttgaaagaagtattgattgtgataagaagtgcatcaagaagtgaagagaagtgcttcacaattgggaagaaatttggagagaagtgctctATACAAAGTTGAAGttttgcaactttgaatcaaggaggaatgttgaatattgattcaaagttgctgatttagtgggttgattaggtcaaaattctgtttactgatttagtggattgattgggtcaaaattctatttactgatttagtgggttgagataatttcgtttttttaaatttaaatccagcaataaatcctattttcttgttattcagtTGACATATATTacctatttaaaggcatgatgatatgaataaaaataatgaagttATAGcctttcacattcatgttttttttcacCTTTTGTTCGTTAATTTCAtagctaccaatgtctctaaaattccaacagaTATTAATGACATCAAATTGTaatctttcttctttccatgGTTAACATTGTCCCAGAAGTTGTCCAACATCAACTGCATAGCATTGAAGATACAAGTGATAAAACTTTTCATGGTTTACAGCTAACTTTATCCACTATCTTCCCATAGATGTACTATCATGTATATACATGTAATAAATTTGTGTATTTTCACTGtaagtataatattttatttggagaataaatatacaaaacaaGCTCATCAAAACCCTACAGGGGAACAAACTTTGTGAAAACATAAAACAACAATCATGTAACTAGATGAGCACCAATGACTTGACAGAAACTTCAATACTGCTATTAGAACAAGCCTCGACTAACAATAACTAAAGTGGAATTAAACTGCATGTGCATTAGGCCTATCACAAATGATAGTCCTCCACTAGAAATCAAATGGTTGGTATATGATGAAAATTTCATCAATGAGAAATGCTAGAAACACCTTTAACCAGTCATGCTGACCATTAAGACCATAATCCCACATTTCTCAAGAGTCGTAACTTGCATTCTAATTCAAGACAGTATACATGAACAGAAAAAATTACCCAGAGAATTGACTTCCATGTAGATCAGCCATCCAACTGGGAACTAATTCAAACAACCATGTGGTGTCAAGCTCAAAAAACAATGTTGATGTCTCATTTAACTGGTCCAACAACTGTTGGGTCTCTGTCCCAAACTGTTCAAAGGCTTCTCCTAGAATCCTATCCTATGACCAACCTGTCTTATGTAGGtacagcgagagagagagagagagagtatccTGAATTCACAGAGTCAAGTCAGCATGCCTTTTGTGGAAGAGACATGCCACATAGTAGGCTGGGAGAGTAGCTGCATGCAACAAACAAAGAATAGAGGAAAAACAAAGGTGTGCAAAAATTGAACATGATTAAGTAGGCCTCCTATTGAGTTGAGGtctctaacaaaaaaaaatacaagatgaTTTCAATAGAAGTCCTCTGCTtgatattaacaaataaaaacatattgcATTTAGcaaacatacatatatgcataatgcatatacaaaaaaaaatatattattacacATTATTATGTATCTTGTTTCAGGTAATATggatttatgtttttatttaacatGCCAACCTGATTCACCCTTAGGACTATTCTTTTCTCTCAACTCAAATGCAAATCCTTATGATTCATTATCTATAGTCTAGAATTCAGAGATCTTGCCCAAATATTGACTCAATGCAAATTTGAGAATTAAGATTTCTTTATAACgactatatatattgtattatattcTCTCATAAACGTTCTTATCAAAGTGTGTGATTTGAGAGATTGGATGAATTGGTTTCAAGGTTGCAAGGTTTTCTCTATTATAAACCATTTTTGAcataaaattttcaagttaatggaattaatttgatttgtttgAGTAGTACTTGAGTATCACTCTTCATAAGGCATATAGGAGAGAATATAATGTTCTTTAGTTCATTATACTTATGAAATTTAAGTTATGGGGGAGACTTATTGAATTTTGCCTTAAATTAGTGGAGTAAGCCCAGTTATTGACCCAATCcaatttttaaagaatcagGTTATTTtacaatcattatatatattgtgttatGTTACCTTGTTAGCATTATGCGTGGAAATACATGGAAGAAGAGTGCATTATTTTggataacaaaattatttaatatgatcATCAAGAAGGACGTCATTAAAGTGGAGAAAGAACAACTTAAtgcatatttataaaaataaagcaaatgttcaaagttgtgaaaattGTAAAGGGATCAAACTCATGAGCCATACTACGAAACTTTTGGAAGAGAATAATTGAGCAAAGGTTAAGAAGAGAAACCAAGGTCtttaaaatcaatttggttttatgTCTACTAGGTTAACAATAAAAGCTACCTACGACATCTAATGGGAAGGttcaaagataaacaaaatgattGTATGTGGTATTTATAGACTTGAAAGAAGCCTATGGCAAAGTGCCAACAAAATCTTGTGGAAGGTGTTGGAGAAGAAAATTTTGGCTTGCTTATGTAACATGTATTATCAAGCAGAAATATGCACTAAGACTTGTGGAGGAGACACTGAGattttttcaattacaattggatAACATCAAAGATTTGCATTAAGTTACCCTTATCTTTACTCTGGTGATGAGTACATGCACAGGTTACTGAGCATATCCAAGAAAAAGTGTTGTGGTGTATGTTACTTGTAGGAAGTATTGTCTtagtggatgagacaaaagaaaacGTTAATAATACATCTAAATTATGGAGAAACACCTTGGAAaccaaagttttaaattaagtGAAAATGTAAGTATGTCAATGTAAGTTCAATAAAATTGAAATGTGGATGATGTTGTTTTGAGACTTGGAGATTAGGTCATCatagagaggaaaaaaaaaaaaaatgaaaagatcaATTTCGATATCTTCAATCAAGTGCCAAAAAGaatagagattttgaaggatgGTACTCATATAATCAAGAGAAGATGggttaaagaaaagaaatgcaCACAACATTTTATTTGATTCAAGAATCTCTataaagctaaaaggaaaattttgttGGATGAGTATAAGATCATCCTTGTTGTATAGCTAAGAATGTTAAGACACTTAAGTAACAATGTGTGCTAGCAAAATATAAGCAGAGCTAAGATGACATTATTACAGTGGATCTAcgaccacacaaaaaaaaaatgaaaaagaagacaaaataagaaataagattATATGTAATGAGATTAGAATGGCATATATTAAAGGTAAGATCCTAGAGTCACAATTAAGATTGTCTAGCTAGGTGAGAAGGTTAAAAAACACAGATGTAAAGTGAGTggatgaaatagagaaaatttgtTGGGAAAGAAGACGAAGACCACAAAAAAGTTTGCAAGAAACTCTTGAACATGATGTaaatataatggccttacaaaTAATATGGCAATGGATAAAGATTGAGTGACTAAATTTTAcagttataaaattttatccacTATATACATTTTCAACATagtaatttgaataaattatacCATACACCCTTGaggttttttgaaaataaaaggaaCACCCCTAGTACTTCAGAAATTACATTGAACACCTCTAGGCCTAATGGCCATTAATTAATAAGTAGAATTACTTTcctttaaacaaaaaaattgtatttagtaaaaaaaaaatagtagatATTTTGAGTTAGATTAAAAACAAATTGCAGTAATTTAAAGGATTATTAAACCTGACCATAGTTGCCAGCATCCCAATATGTTAGGGGTCACGGTACGAGATACATAACTTAGTATAATAGCGGTATATAGGCTCAGTCAGTACATTATTTGGGGGTAacagtaaattttaaattacctaGGGTTGATATTAGATTTATATTAGCTATATTATATATCTTggtatttttaaatgaaaattagtagttccattaatattttaaaatgatctTGGTGATGTCCGTTGGCTATGTTTGTGATTATTGAGTTCttcaatataataattaaaaaataactaaaaaaatcgTAAGAATTGAACAAGAAAATCATtggaaaagaacaaaacattACAGCATGAACACAACCCAACCAACAATTAAGAGCAACCAAAGTCATTGGAATAACACGACATTACAACCTACACACAATCCACGCAATAATTAAGAGCAGCAAAACAGCCAAAAAAATAGAGAGCACAGCCCCTCCCCAGCGGCTTGCTCATAACGGAAGCCAAACaaatgaaattggaagaataaCAGAAGTCGCTGGAGGTGGGTCGCCTGCCTCTGGTGACACTGCCACTGAAAGCAGGTAGCCGGAGGAGGTCAGGCCCACGCACCCACACGCGCGACCTGTTTACAGGCATGTGAGAGTCGTGCAAAATGTTGCCAGTGCATGACATCTCCGATGGACTTTCGACCACCACCAGAAGGCTAGCCTCTTGCCAATCTATGTGAGTATGC is from Diospyros lotus cultivar Yz01 chromosome 2, ASM1463336v1, whole genome shotgun sequence and encodes:
- the LOC127795783 gene encoding putative disease resistance protein At4g19050 isoform X3, producing MEVNSLGGFLISAMATTIVVQNKWKVFQLLKDDKVRRIVLYGEAGVGKTWIARQMANLARKRGLIDIALWIFLCREYDIDALRDSIAYQLSVLITGKPRFEYDTKKSDENQGDLLHKISTTLAGKKLLLVLDDEGKKMNEQQIIEKLETLLNLGALNYKILITKRDNPSSSIREDSERSAIMVNPLSKDESLSLLQERAAPGVYEDPGIRDLAENFIEKTTKNLPAAVILMAKAFNYFARQDYRVRKLEHSLEQTPINKVYDITQLLCSGYDLVPNNILIDCWHSHFFKDHNRIHYNELIAYWMMEGYLGCINSMEKAHEKGYEVLMELIDCQILREVEVDYVMMEERTTLNLDDVVMERTTTNSDDCYRRGFGGTANLGLANVYGNGKWEGLGKLILKDGAMETLNNGKKQKLSTILLDGNSLNREFPSNFFQSQEGPKVISLFNPTLDKLSFSSVMKNLYVLLLRCCHYLEKIDQVHHSLKYEKLTVLEISGPSSLTMLPDDIFKHMPQLRSVNLSRLQVDKLPSSLYELSELTWLILRECSCLTTLKSLKSCTKLTVLDLSGAKSLSTIEEGRFLGYHDLQLLNLSETKVTKIPLINGLKNLTHLLLRGCLELKHLGFIYNTTSLQVLDISDSSKINEILDESLELIKDLKIMDLSGTAVEVLRNIGNPHHLYLKRCSKLYNLQCVETLKDLETLDISNAEVSTLPEFSHLCNLRHLSMTSCLNLKEFPDLNPLKNLEVLDLSGCISLTKLPDNSFERMSRLLRLDLSGTKIVVVPDLSKLCNLRHLLLKNCSDLSDVPQLGSLTKLVELNLRGIRSLKRADFVEHMNQLQILDLSGTQLEQLPSRSRLGNLTELYLRGCPCLKEVSDLNSLKNMKNQGASSSNIEEPNHCAWGISVLPVAIVDGLWSNTIHCRDILCMHPSRLKQLLLP
- the LOC127795783 gene encoding putative disease resistance protein At4g19050 isoform X1 — its product is MEVNSLGGFLISAMATTIVVQNKWKVFQLLKDDKVRRIVLYGEAGVGKTWIARQMANLARKRGLIDIALWIFLCREYDIDALRDSIAYQLSVLITGKPRFEYDTKKSDENQGDLLHKISTTLAGKKLLLVLDDEGKKMNEQQIIEKLETLLNLGALNYKILITKRDNPSSSIREDSERSAIMVNPLSKDESLSLLQERAAPGVYEDPGIRDLAENFIEKTTKNLPAAVILMAKAFNYFARQDYRVRKLEHSLEQTPINKVYDITQLLCSGYDLVPNNILIDCWHSHFFKDHNRIHYNELIAYWMMEGYLGCINSMEKAHEKGYEVLMELIDCQILREVEVDYVMMEERTTLNLDDVVMERTTTNSDDCYRRGFGGTANLGLANVYGNGKWEGLGKLILKDGAMETLNNGKKQKLSTILLDGNSLNREFPSNFFQSQEGPKVISLFNPTLDKLSFSSVMKNLYVLLLRCCHYLEKIDQVHHSLKYEKLTVLEISGPSSLTMLPDDIFKHMPQLRSVNLSRLQVDKLPSSLYELSELTWLILRECSCLTTLKSLKSCTKLTVLDLSGAKSLSTIEEGRFLGYHDLQLLNLSETKVTKIPLINGLKNLTHLLLRGCLELKHLGFIYNTTSLQVLDISDSSKINEILDESLELIKDLKIMDLSGTAVEVLRNIGNPHHLYLKRCSKLYNLQCVETLKDLETLDISNAEVSTLPEFSHLCNLRHLSMTSCLNLKEFPDLNPLKNLEVLDLSGCISLTKLPDNSFERMSRLLRLDLSGTKIVVVPDLSKLCNLRHLLLKNCSDLSDVPQLGSLTKLVELNLRGIRSLKRADFVEHMNQLQILDLSGTQLEQLPSRSRLGNLTELYLRGCPCLKEVSDLNSLKNMKNQGASSSNIEEPNHCAWGISVLPVAIVDGNDKPSASFNGSQFQQLLKEDPSLWQKDYEQFHFVVHPIEVQDRKVIVSLWRDDFVFKDTYLRTKYLYDFQMLRSTEIHGFHHFPEGLEDVLCHTDSVFLVDNVLESLLSNLRALNLEQLKGCWIERCREMESVFCEQEEGEIMKLKNLEVLWVSSSGNLKHIYRGNWQTGTFQNLKHLYLDCCPKLSTIFSSPQVPTNLQVLHIKFCDELEAVLEQESAESKFPNLVTLYLWELPKLKTIGCPLPSWTTEIIWACPKLERFRENVN
- the LOC127795783 gene encoding putative disease resistance protein At4g19050 isoform X2; translated protein: MATTIVVQNKWKVFQLLKDDKVRRIVLYGEAGVGKTWIARQMANLARKRGLIDIALWIFLCREYDIDALRDSIAYQLSVLITGKPRFEYDTKKSDENQGDLLHKISTTLAGKKLLLVLDDEGKKMNEQQIIEKLETLLNLGALNYKILITKRDNPSSSIREDSERSAIMVNPLSKDESLSLLQERAAPGVYEDPGIRDLAENFIEKTTKNLPAAVILMAKAFNYFARQDYRVRKLEHSLEQTPINKVYDITQLLCSGYDLVPNNILIDCWHSHFFKDHNRIHYNELIAYWMMEGYLGCINSMEKAHEKGYEVLMELIDCQILREVEVDYVMMEERTTLNLDDVVMERTTTNSDDCYRRGFGGTANLGLANVYGNGKWEGLGKLILKDGAMETLNNGKKQKLSTILLDGNSLNREFPSNFFQSQEGPKVISLFNPTLDKLSFSSVMKNLYVLLLRCCHYLEKIDQVHHSLKYEKLTVLEISGPSSLTMLPDDIFKHMPQLRSVNLSRLQVDKLPSSLYELSELTWLILRECSCLTTLKSLKSCTKLTVLDLSGAKSLSTIEEGRFLGYHDLQLLNLSETKVTKIPLINGLKNLTHLLLRGCLELKHLGFIYNTTSLQVLDISDSSKINEILDESLELIKDLKIMDLSGTAVEVLRNIGNPHHLYLKRCSKLYNLQCVETLKDLETLDISNAEVSTLPEFSHLCNLRHLSMTSCLNLKEFPDLNPLKNLEVLDLSGCISLTKLPDNSFERMSRLLRLDLSGTKIVVVPDLSKLCNLRHLLLKNCSDLSDVPQLGSLTKLVELNLRGIRSLKRADFVEHMNQLQILDLSGTQLEQLPSRSRLGNLTELYLRGCPCLKEVSDLNSLKNMKNQGASSSNIEEPNHCAWGISVLPVAIVDGNDKPSASFNGSQFQQLLKEDPSLWQKDYEQFHFVVHPIEVQDRKVIVSLWRDDFVFKDTYLRTKYLYDFQMLRSTEIHGFHHFPEGLEDVLCHTDSVFLVDNVLESLLSNLRALNLEQLKGCWIERCREMESVFCEQEEGEIMKLKNLEVLWVSSSGNLKHIYRGNWQTGTFQNLKHLYLDCCPKLSTIFSSPQVPTNLQVLHIKFCDELEAVLEQESAESKFPNLVTLYLWELPKLKTIGCPLPSWTTEIIWACPKLERFRENVN